From the genome of Rhizobium binae, one region includes:
- a CDS encoding Na+/H+ antiporter subunit B — protein MNTLIFRTVAPFLTALMLLFSVFVLLRGHNEPGGGFIGGLIAASGLAIFGIARGVAAVRRALYFHPLSIAGCGLFLSTVAGLLSILVGVPFMTGLWIYPNLLGLEVPLSSVMLFDVGVYLVVLGAITSIALTLEEKEVAMEEKEME, from the coding sequence GTGAACACGCTGATCTTCCGCACCGTCGCTCCGTTCCTGACCGCGCTGATGCTGCTTTTTTCCGTCTTCGTGCTGCTGCGCGGCCATAACGAGCCGGGTGGCGGCTTCATCGGCGGGCTGATCGCCGCCTCGGGACTGGCGATCTTCGGCATTGCCCGGGGCGTCGCCGCCGTCCGCCGCGCCCTGTACTTCCACCCGCTGTCGATTGCCGGCTGCGGCCTCTTCCTATCGACTGTGGCCGGTCTTCTCTCCATCCTCGTCGGCGTTCCCTTCATGACCGGCCTCTGGATCTACCCGAACCTTCTCGGCCTCGAGGTGCCGTTGTCGAGCGTCATGCTCTTCGACGTCGGCGTCTATCTCGTCGTGCTCGGCGCCATCACCTCGATCGCCCTGACATTGGAAGAAAAGGAAGTGGCAATGGAAGAAAAGGAGATGGAGTGA
- a CDS encoding Na+/H+ antiporter subunit E: MIVFLFNLLLAIAWVAVTGSASLHNLVFGFLLAALALAVIREPFGGGGYLRRTRLLLSLMALFLKELSLSAWKVTLTVLSPDMKLKPGIFAFPLTVTSDFEITLLANLITLTPGTLSVDVSLDRRTLYVHALDCSDPEATSRGIANGFERKIMEAFR; encoded by the coding sequence GTGATCGTCTTTCTCTTCAACCTGCTGCTCGCCATCGCCTGGGTCGCCGTTACCGGCAGCGCCTCGCTGCACAATCTCGTCTTCGGCTTCCTGCTGGCGGCCCTGGCGCTGGCCGTCATCCGTGAACCCTTCGGCGGCGGGGGATATCTGCGCCGCACCCGCTTGCTGCTTTCGCTGATGGCCCTGTTCCTCAAGGAACTGTCGCTGTCGGCCTGGAAGGTCACGCTCACCGTTCTCTCGCCGGATATGAAGCTGAAGCCCGGCATCTTCGCCTTTCCTCTGACGGTGACGAGCGATTTCGAAATCACCCTGCTTGCAAATCTCATCACCCTGACACCCGGCACGCTTTCCGTCGATGTCTCGTTGGATCGCCGCACGCTCTATGTCCACGCGCTCGATTGCTCCGATCCCGAGGCGACAAGTCGCGGCATTGCCAACGGTTTCGAACGCAAGATCATGGAGGCCTTCCGGTGA
- a CDS encoding DUF5330 domain-containing protein: MWFLIKGSFWFGLVLVLLSVFSTESSDKLASGPQLQLSDAFAAASGAYDYLTGMCSEKPEVCAKGAETLTALGYRAREGAHVAYELLDSQFSDEQATTARPAETAKGTAPAMPSLAAPSVQEKVLEAKAALNQPMPYRPPVDDETAAETVVTGAIPLPTPKPAI, translated from the coding sequence ATGTGGTTTCTGATCAAAGGATCCTTCTGGTTTGGCCTTGTGCTCGTGCTTCTTTCCGTCTTCAGCACGGAGAGTTCCGACAAGCTCGCCAGCGGCCCCCAATTGCAGCTTTCGGACGCCTTTGCTGCGGCGAGCGGCGCCTATGACTATCTGACCGGCATGTGCTCGGAAAAGCCCGAGGTCTGCGCCAAGGGCGCGGAGACCCTGACGGCGCTCGGCTACCGGGCCCGCGAGGGCGCCCACGTCGCTTATGAACTGCTCGACAGCCAGTTCAGCGACGAGCAGGCAACGACCGCAAGACCCGCCGAAACGGCAAAAGGGACGGCACCCGCCATGCCCTCCCTCGCCGCTCCTTCCGTCCAGGAGAAGGTGCTCGAGGCAAAGGCTGCGCTCAACCAGCCGATGCCCTACCGTCCGCCGGTCGACGATGAAACGGCCGCCGAGACGGTGGTCACCGGCGCGATCCCGCTGCCGACGCCGAAACCGGCGATCTGA
- a CDS encoding cation:proton antiporter, whose amino-acid sequence MITPAAIVAVASSAALVILGLALLLTVWRVVAGPTLPDRILALDMLTGIAIGFIAVIAIKTGFSLYIDIAISLGLVGFLATVAFARFVLSRGNDKSPPSASATKSGAKRRPVGRKGG is encoded by the coding sequence GTGATCACGCCTGCCGCCATCGTCGCCGTCGCATCCTCGGCCGCCCTCGTCATCCTCGGCCTGGCGCTGCTTTTGACCGTCTGGCGGGTCGTTGCCGGCCCAACATTGCCGGATCGCATCCTCGCCCTCGACATGCTGACCGGCATCGCCATCGGCTTCATCGCCGTCATCGCAATCAAGACAGGGTTTTCCCTCTACATCGATATCGCCATCTCGCTCGGCCTCGTCGGCTTCCTGGCAACCGTCGCCTTCGCCCGCTTCGTGCTGTCGCGTGGCAATGACAAATCGCCGCCATCGGCGTCCGCGACAAAGAGCGGCGCAAAGAGGCGCCCAGTTGGGAGGAAGGGAGGATGA
- the msrB gene encoding peptide-methionine (R)-S-oxide reductase MsrB, giving the protein MSETATTAKIHKTDAEWKEQLTPEQYRITRQHGTERAFTGPYWDSFETGLYRCVGCNAPLFRSDTKFDAGCGWPSYFEAVAPDAVTEHRDTTYGMVRTEIRCGSCDAHLGHVFPDGPPPTGLRYCINGHAMVFEPGK; this is encoded by the coding sequence ATGTCCGAAACGGCAACCACCGCCAAGATCCATAAAACCGATGCCGAATGGAAAGAGCAACTGACGCCCGAGCAATACCGCATCACGCGCCAGCACGGCACCGAGCGCGCTTTCACCGGCCCCTACTGGGATTCCTTCGAGACGGGGCTTTACCGCTGCGTCGGCTGCAACGCGCCGCTCTTTCGCTCCGACACGAAATTCGACGCCGGTTGCGGCTGGCCGAGCTATTTCGAAGCGGTGGCGCCCGATGCGGTGACGGAACATCGCGACACGACCTACGGCATGGTGCGCACCGAAATCCGCTGCGGCAGCTGCGATGCCCATCTCGGCCACGTCTTCCCCGACGGTCCGCCACCCACCGGCCTGCGCTACTGCATCAACGGCCACGCCATGGTGTTCGAGCCGGGGAAATAG
- a CDS encoding MucR family transcriptional regulator, with protein sequence MTDMATGNGPELLVELTADIVAAYVSNHVVPVSDLANLISDVHSALSNTSVPQPAAAVVEKQKPAVSVRKSVQDEQITCLECGGNFKSLKRHLMTHHSLSPEEYREKWDLPTDYPMVAPAYAEARSRLAKEMGLGQRRKRGRG encoded by the coding sequence ATGACGGATATGGCGACCGGCAATGGGCCGGAGCTGCTTGTGGAACTGACGGCCGACATCGTCGCGGCTTATGTCAGCAACCATGTTGTCCCGGTCAGCGACCTGGCAAATCTGATTTCCGACGTGCATTCGGCACTGAGCAACACATCCGTACCGCAGCCCGCTGCGGCCGTTGTCGAAAAGCAGAAGCCTGCAGTCTCTGTCCGCAAGTCCGTTCAGGACGAGCAGATTACGTGTTTGGAATGCGGCGGCAACTTCAAGTCCTTGAAGCGTCACCTGATGACGCATCACTCTCTCTCGCCGGAAGAATACCGCGAGAAGTGGGACCTGCCGACCGACTACCCGATGGTAGCGCCCGCCTATGCCGAAGCGCGTTCGCGCCTGGCCAAGGAGATGGGCCTGGGTCAGCGCCGCAAGCGCGGCCGCGGCTGA
- a CDS encoding peptidoglycan-binding domain-containing protein, giving the protein MAARKRKSPKGKKRRQQPGLVVSGAAALGGLGLQGASALGGLGLQGASALGGVIGRNPSVAGGTIAFVVIFSFVAANALWYQPGLHPHPIFRTRDPQSSNVLGARRPADEQQGEVTTFRIERPEDAAITSATPAPVAPAQQPSELVMGIQQQLVRRGLYNGVPDGIIGPRTSAAILFFQETVGMAQTGEATPEVLAALKTDAAGPSTVPMEKPREDVSSKAAAEDPVAAAIRSAEKTVKTAPSAVKQLPSSELTTVDLVLKIQKGLSNMAYANVGVDGVAGEQTRAAIRHFQKHYNLPENGEPNEAVLKKLKEIGAI; this is encoded by the coding sequence ATGGCCGCGCGCAAGCGAAAATCGCCTAAGGGAAAAAAACGACGGCAGCAGCCGGGCCTTGTGGTGTCAGGTGCGGCCGCTCTCGGCGGCCTCGGCCTGCAGGGTGCATCTGCGCTGGGTGGTCTCGGCCTCCAGGGCGCGTCGGCGCTCGGCGGCGTCATCGGCCGCAATCCGTCGGTTGCCGGCGGCACGATCGCCTTCGTCGTCATCTTCTCTTTCGTTGCGGCCAATGCGCTCTGGTATCAGCCCGGCTTGCATCCGCATCCGATTTTCCGCACCCGCGACCCGCAGTCTTCCAACGTGCTCGGCGCTCGCCGCCCGGCTGACGAGCAGCAGGGCGAAGTCACCACCTTCCGGATCGAACGGCCGGAGGATGCCGCCATCACCAGCGCGACGCCGGCGCCGGTCGCACCGGCTCAGCAGCCGAGCGAACTCGTCATGGGCATCCAGCAGCAGCTGGTGCGTCGCGGCCTTTATAACGGTGTCCCTGACGGCATCATCGGCCCACGCACCAGCGCCGCCATCCTCTTCTTCCAGGAGACCGTCGGCATGGCCCAGACCGGCGAGGCGACGCCGGAAGTACTGGCCGCGCTGAAAACCGACGCTGCCGGGCCTTCGACCGTGCCGATGGAAAAGCCGCGTGAGGATGTGAGCTCGAAAGCGGCTGCGGAAGACCCGGTGGCCGCCGCGATCCGCAGCGCCGAAAAGACGGTCAAAACGGCGCCATCAGCGGTAAAGCAGCTTCCTTCAAGCGAGCTCACCACTGTCGACCTGGTGCTGAAGATCCAGAAGGGTCTGTCCAATATGGCCTATGCCAATGTCGGCGTCGACGGTGTTGCCGGCGAGCAGACACGGGCCGCCATCCGCCATTTCCAGAAGCACTACAACCTGCCCGAAAACGGTGAGCCGAACGAGGCGGTGCTGAAAAAACTCAAGGAAATCGGCGCGATCTGA
- a CDS encoding sensor histidine kinase yields the protein MRVLSDIGGWVTALVDRAATSWLSRTGGGEAVRQRELAILRRLVLLSSAALVAAPVGLSAVTSPAVALPAGVAMVCAAFLFSAVGSIALARQGSSAGIATQSAEDFFLSVTPGLVLFFDPHGSVATIGGRDRRDFLAWMRDPKGRGFLEQVHVSDRILFLQALDGLRRGEDAASVDLRLDRPSVSRDQRQFAYLRMDMTARRDADGELAAVIAQLRDVSVEQQLRAEAQSRAADAESANDAKSRFLAAVSHELRTPLNAILGFSDILIGEYFGKFENDRQREYVGLVRESGAHLLSVVNTMLDMSKIEAGRYELILEAFDISASVRSCESMLALQAKTKGVTLTSRIQRGLGEIVADQRAIQQILINLVGNAVKFTEAGGVVSVDAAARDGILKLTVSDTGIGIAADKLALLGQPFVQIQNDYTRRFEGTGLGLSLVKGLVALHGGNFAIASQPGEGTIITIEIAVDGSGVRRADDAGQGATVEFPPRLKDVVKTGVELEEGLFDGRAQAKIA from the coding sequence GTGCGAGTATTGAGTGACATTGGCGGCTGGGTGACGGCGCTCGTAGACCGGGCGGCGACAAGCTGGCTCTCCCGGACGGGCGGCGGCGAAGCCGTGCGCCAGCGCGAGCTTGCGATTCTGCGCCGCCTCGTCCTGCTGTCCTCGGCCGCTCTCGTCGCTGCGCCCGTCGGTCTTTCTGCGGTCACCAGCCCCGCCGTCGCCTTGCCGGCCGGTGTCGCCATGGTGTGCGCCGCCTTCCTCTTTTCCGCCGTCGGCAGCATTGCGCTGGCCCGCCAGGGCTCGTCGGCCGGCATCGCCACCCAGTCGGCCGAGGACTTCTTCCTGAGCGTCACGCCCGGCCTCGTCTTGTTCTTCGATCCGCACGGCAGCGTCGCCACTATTGGCGGCCGTGACCGCCGCGATTTCCTCGCCTGGATGCGCGATCCGAAGGGCAGGGGCTTCCTGGAGCAGGTGCATGTCTCCGATCGCATCCTGTTCCTGCAGGCGCTTGATGGGCTGCGCCGCGGTGAGGATGCCGCAAGCGTCGATCTGCGCCTCGATCGGCCTTCGGTTTCGCGCGATCAGCGTCAGTTCGCTTATCTCAGAATGGATATGACTGCCCGGCGCGATGCCGATGGCGAACTCGCCGCCGTCATCGCCCAGCTGCGCGACGTCTCCGTCGAGCAGCAACTGCGGGCCGAAGCGCAAAGCCGCGCGGCCGACGCCGAATCGGCAAACGATGCCAAATCGCGGTTCCTCGCCGCCGTCAGCCATGAGCTGCGCACGCCGCTCAACGCCATTCTCGGTTTTTCCGACATTCTGATCGGCGAATATTTCGGCAAGTTCGAAAACGACCGCCAGCGTGAATATGTCGGCCTCGTCCGCGAATCCGGCGCGCACCTGCTTTCCGTCGTCAACACCATGCTCGACATGAGCAAGATCGAAGCCGGACGCTACGAGCTGATCCTCGAAGCTTTCGATATATCGGCCTCCGTCAGATCCTGCGAATCGATGCTGGCCTTGCAGGCCAAGACCAAGGGCGTCACCCTGACGAGCCGGATCCAGCGCGGCCTCGGCGAGATCGTCGCCGATCAGCGCGCCATCCAGCAGATCCTCATCAATCTCGTCGGCAATGCCGTGAAGTTCACCGAGGCCGGCGGCGTCGTCTCCGTCGATGCGGCGGCCCGCGACGGCATCCTGAAGCTGACGGTCAGCGACACCGGCATCGGTATTGCCGCCGACAAGCTGGCATTGCTCGGCCAGCCCTTCGTCCAGATCCAGAACGACTACACCCGCCGCTTCGAAGGCACCGGCCTCGGCCTTTCACTGGTCAAGGGGCTGGTGGCGCTGCATGGCGGAAATTTTGCTATCGCCAGCCAGCCGGGTGAGGGTACGATCATCACCATCGAGATCGCGGTGGACGGTTCGGGCGTCAGGCGGGCAGACGATGCCGGTCAGGGCGCGACCGTCGAGTTTCCGCCGCGGCTGAAAGACGTGGTCAAAACAGGGGTAGAATTGGAAGAGGGGCTTTTCGATGGCCGCGCGCAAGCGAAAATCGCCTAA
- a CDS encoding putative monovalent cation/H+ antiporter subunit A, producing the protein MADVTALTLLALCLPLAGALAAPLVIRILGANGAWLLAAAPLFAFLHFLRLLPQIARGQTVTGGYAWVPSYNLSFSWFLDGLSLAFALLITGIGTLIVLYAGAYLRGHKDQGRFFSFIFLFMGAMLGIVVSDSFLMFFIFWELTSITSFLLIGFDHEREAARRAALQALVVTGGGGLCLLAGLLILWNMSGVTQMSQLIGSGDILRESPLYLAALILVLGGAFTKSAQFPFHFWLPNAMEAPTPVSAYLHSATMVKAGVYLLMRLNPVMGATPAWEILLPFFGGLTLAVGTALAVRQTDLKLKLAHTTVSSLGLLVMLIGFGSDDAVEAAALYLVAHSLFKGALFMVAGIIDHETGTRDITRLGGLGRAMPMTWIIALAAAFSMAGLPPFFGFLAKEEIYAALVGGDIRAITFTAIAVFGNALMFAVAFAVALKPFLGRPAQTPKTAHEAPVLLWLGPAVLAVLGLLSAVFATFTHAALSSPIAAAIRGAPVEIAISLAPHIGLPLALSLLTVLLGIGVYWQLDRARFWMAVFLRAAGRGPDHGFDLAMSALVRFAGRLIRIVQPGRLEIYVACTFLCLAAILIIPLILYGELPHLPAWPADVRPHEWAVFLIAAFGLAAVLVAHDRLTAIVSLGIQGFAVAVIFLLFGAPDLSFTQFMVETLSVVILALVMTRLRLSPDDRRRPGHRLLHGALALACGLGFSLLLLRATQGPFNEALTAFFNAYSKSIAHGANVVNVIIVDFRGTDTLGEIAVVAVTGLAILALIRIRAGSERRLAANDPDAVGAED; encoded by the coding sequence ATGGCCGATGTCACGGCTCTGACATTACTGGCCCTGTGTCTGCCGCTCGCCGGCGCTCTTGCCGCTCCCCTCGTCATCCGCATCCTCGGCGCAAATGGCGCCTGGTTGCTGGCGGCCGCTCCGCTCTTCGCCTTCCTGCATTTTCTGCGGCTGCTTCCGCAGATCGCGCGCGGTCAGACCGTCACCGGTGGTTATGCCTGGGTGCCGAGCTACAACCTCTCCTTTTCCTGGTTTCTCGACGGGCTGTCGCTGGCTTTCGCGCTGCTGATCACCGGCATCGGCACGCTGATCGTGCTCTATGCCGGCGCCTATCTCAGGGGGCACAAGGATCAGGGCCGCTTCTTCTCCTTCATCTTCCTCTTCATGGGGGCGATGCTCGGCATCGTGGTGTCCGACAGCTTCCTGATGTTCTTCATTTTCTGGGAACTGACGTCGATCACTTCCTTCCTGCTGATCGGCTTCGATCACGAGCGCGAGGCGGCCCGTCGCGCCGCCCTGCAGGCGCTTGTCGTCACCGGCGGGGGAGGGCTCTGTCTGCTCGCCGGCCTGCTCATCCTCTGGAACATGTCGGGCGTCACGCAGATGTCGCAGCTGATCGGATCGGGCGATATCCTGCGCGAAAGCCCGCTCTATCTGGCGGCTCTCATTCTGGTGCTCGGCGGCGCCTTCACCAAGTCGGCGCAGTTTCCCTTTCATTTCTGGCTGCCGAACGCCATGGAGGCGCCGACGCCGGTGTCGGCCTACCTGCACTCGGCCACCATGGTGAAAGCTGGCGTTTATCTGCTGATGCGGCTCAATCCGGTCATGGGCGCAACGCCTGCCTGGGAAATCCTTCTGCCCTTCTTCGGCGGCCTGACCCTGGCGGTCGGCACGGCGCTCGCCGTCCGCCAGACCGACCTGAAGCTCAAGCTCGCTCATACCACCGTCTCCTCGCTCGGCCTGCTCGTCATGCTGATCGGATTCGGTTCCGACGACGCGGTGGAGGCGGCGGCGCTCTATCTGGTGGCCCATTCCCTCTTCAAGGGTGCGCTCTTCATGGTCGCCGGCATCATCGATCACGAGACCGGCACGCGCGACATCACCCGGCTCGGCGGCCTCGGGCGGGCCATGCCGATGACATGGATCATCGCCCTTGCCGCGGCCTTCTCCATGGCCGGCCTGCCACCCTTCTTCGGTTTTCTCGCCAAGGAGGAGATCTATGCAGCGCTCGTCGGCGGCGACATCCGCGCCATCACCTTCACGGCGATCGCCGTCTTCGGCAATGCGCTGATGTTTGCCGTCGCTTTCGCCGTGGCGCTGAAACCCTTCCTCGGCCGGCCGGCGCAGACGCCGAAAACCGCGCACGAGGCGCCCGTCCTGCTCTGGCTGGGCCCCGCCGTCCTCGCCGTCCTCGGCCTGTTGTCGGCGGTTTTTGCGACCTTCACCCATGCCGCTCTGTCCTCGCCGATCGCGGCCGCGATCCGCGGGGCCCCGGTCGAAATTGCCATTTCGCTGGCGCCGCATATCGGCCTTCCCTTGGCCCTTTCGCTGCTGACGGTGCTGCTCGGCATCGGCGTCTACTGGCAGCTCGATCGGGCGCGATTCTGGATGGCGGTTTTTCTGCGCGCGGCCGGGCGCGGGCCGGACCATGGTTTCGACCTTGCCATGTCGGCCCTTGTCCGCTTCGCCGGCCGCCTCATCCGCATTGTCCAGCCGGGGCGGCTGGAGATCTATGTCGCCTGCACCTTCCTCTGCCTCGCCGCCATTCTCATCATTCCGCTGATCCTCTATGGTGAACTGCCGCATCTTCCCGCCTGGCCGGCAGATGTCAGGCCGCATGAATGGGCGGTCTTCCTGATCGCTGCCTTCGGCCTTGCCGCCGTGCTCGTTGCCCACGACCGGCTGACAGCGATCGTCTCGCTCGGCATCCAGGGTTTCGCCGTCGCCGTCATCTTCCTGCTGTTCGGCGCGCCGGACCTGTCCTTCACCCAATTCATGGTCGAGACGCTTTCGGTGGTCATCCTCGCCCTCGTCATGACCAGGCTTCGGCTCTCTCCCGACGACCGGCGCCGGCCCGGCCACAGGCTCTTGCACGGCGCGCTGGCGCTTGCCTGCGGCCTCGGTTTTTCGCTTCTGCTGCTGCGGGCGACGCAGGGGCCGTTCAACGAGGCGCTGACAGCATTTTTCAACGCCTATTCCAAATCGATCGCCCACGGCGCCAATGTCGTCAACGTCATCATCGTCGATTTCCGCGGCACCGACACGCTCGGCGAGATCGCCGTCGTCGCGGTGACCGGCCTTGCGATCCTGGCGCTCATCCGCATCCGTGCTGGCAGCGAGCGCAGGCTTGCGGCCAATGATCCCGATGCGGTCGGAGCAGAGGATTGA
- a CDS encoding Na+/H+ antiporter subunit D: MAAPTATVDLSAALVTAPVPIGHWLAILPVAHCIMLGAVLLMVRAYPRLQAWLAISGLAGLALMDAALLAKVAAEGPLTMVMGRWLPPFGIAFTVDLFGALMAFAAALAGLAGGIHALADIGESGRRYGFFPLLMLLMAGVTGAFLTGDVFNLYVWFEVLLISSFGLIILGSERQQIDGALKYAVLNLIATTLFLVGVGILYAVFGTLNMADIAGKASDIGGTAPLMSLASLFLLAFAMKAAAFPVNFWLPAAYHTPRITVSALFAGLLTKVGIYALVRVMVMLLPVERAELSLVIALAAAATILVGALGALAENDVRRMLGHVVISGIGNMLAGVALGNAGGIGGAVFYALHSMVLMTALYLAAGEIGRRGGSFSLSELGGLYRQSGGFAALSLVLFLAACGLPPFAGFWPKVMLVKAALDSGAWWLAAAILAGGFLTTIAFGRLFLFAYWRPAPMALAPSRPSWRTVLPVAVLTALTIGFGILPERLLALSQAAAAGLVDPRAYLQSVFPEGAQR, encoded by the coding sequence ATGGCCGCTCCCACCGCCACCGTTGATCTCTCCGCCGCCCTGGTCACCGCCCCGGTGCCCATCGGTCATTGGCTTGCCATCCTGCCGGTGGCCCATTGCATCATGCTCGGCGCCGTCCTGCTGATGGTGCGCGCCTATCCCCGCTTGCAGGCCTGGCTGGCCATTTCCGGCCTCGCGGGCTTGGCGCTGATGGATGCGGCGCTGCTTGCCAAAGTCGCGGCCGAAGGGCCGCTGACCATGGTCATGGGGCGCTGGCTGCCGCCCTTCGGCATCGCCTTCACCGTCGATCTCTTCGGTGCGCTGATGGCCTTCGCCGCAGCCCTTGCGGGGCTCGCCGGCGGCATCCATGCGCTGGCCGATATCGGCGAAAGCGGCCGCCGATACGGTTTCTTTCCGTTGCTCATGCTGCTGATGGCCGGTGTCACCGGCGCCTTTCTCACCGGCGACGTCTTCAATCTCTATGTCTGGTTCGAGGTTCTGCTGATCTCCTCCTTCGGGCTGATCATCCTCGGCTCGGAACGGCAGCAGATCGACGGCGCGCTGAAATATGCAGTACTCAACCTGATTGCCACGACCTTGTTCCTGGTCGGCGTCGGCATTCTCTATGCCGTCTTCGGCACGCTCAACATGGCCGATATCGCCGGGAAGGCGAGCGACATCGGCGGCACGGCGCCGTTGATGTCGCTGGCGAGCCTCTTCCTGCTTGCCTTTGCCATGAAGGCGGCCGCCTTCCCGGTCAATTTCTGGCTGCCCGCCGCCTATCATACGCCGCGCATCACCGTCTCGGCGCTGTTTGCCGGCCTGCTGACCAAGGTCGGCATCTACGCGCTGGTGCGGGTCATGGTCATGCTGCTGCCGGTCGAACGCGCCGAACTCAGCCTGGTGATCGCGCTCGCTGCCGCCGCCACCATTCTCGTCGGCGCGCTCGGCGCCTTGGCCGAAAACGATGTCCGCAGAATGCTCGGCCATGTCGTTATTTCGGGCATCGGCAACATGCTTGCAGGCGTCGCGCTCGGCAATGCCGGCGGCATCGGCGGCGCCGTCTTCTACGCGCTCCATTCCATGGTGCTGATGACGGCGCTTTATCTTGCCGCCGGCGAGATCGGCCGACGCGGTGGTAGCTTTTCGCTCTCGGAACTCGGCGGGCTCTATCGGCAAAGCGGCGGCTTCGCCGCGCTGTCGCTCGTGCTCTTCCTTGCCGCCTGTGGCCTGCCGCCCTTTGCCGGCTTCTGGCCGAAGGTCATGCTCGTCAAGGCGGCGCTCGATAGCGGTGCCTGGTGGTTGGCGGCGGCAATCCTCGCCGGCGGTTTCTTGACGACGATCGCTTTCGGCCGCCTCTTCCTCTTTGCCTATTGGCGCCCCGCGCCGATGGCGCTTGCGCCGTCGCGGCCCTCCTGGCGCACCGTTCTGCCGGTCGCCGTGCTGACCGCCCTCACCATCGGCTTTGGCATCCTGCCGGAACGGCTGCTGGCGCTGTCGCAAGCGGCCGCCGCCGGCCTTGTCGATCCCCGGGCCTATCTCCAGTCGGTCTTCCCGGAAGGAGCTCAGCGGTGA
- a CDS encoding Na+/H+ antiporter subunit C: protein MEPLLAILVGLFFAAAIYLMLSRYSIRIMLGIAILGNAVNLLLFTGGRLTRAVPPIIPADVDALPAGAANPLPQALILTAIVISFSFLAFLLVLTYRAYQDLGTDDTSEMRAAEPDDRPLPPLGY from the coding sequence ATGGAGCCGCTTCTCGCGATCCTCGTCGGCCTCTTCTTTGCCGCCGCGATCTATCTGATGCTGTCGAGGTACTCGATCCGCATTATGCTCGGCATCGCCATCCTCGGCAATGCGGTCAACCTGCTGCTCTTTACCGGCGGCCGGCTGACGCGTGCGGTGCCGCCGATCATCCCGGCGGATGTCGACGCCTTGCCCGCCGGCGCCGCCAATCCGTTGCCGCAGGCGCTTATCCTGACGGCGATCGTCATCTCCTTTTCCTTCCTCGCCTTCCTGCTGGTGCTGACCTACCGCGCCTATCAGGATCTCGGCACCGACGACACCAGCGAAATGCGCGCCGCCGAACCCGACGACCGGCCGCTGCCGCCGTTGGGGTATTGA
- the mnhG gene encoding monovalent cation/H(+) antiporter subunit G → MMAYLVAAVTAVLLIAGAFFALAAATGLVRLPDLYTRMHSASKAGTVGSGLLLFAAGLYSQDPAVIARALAGFVFFLLTAPVSAHLLARAAHHSGHDLGAISVRDDMRKR, encoded by the coding sequence ATGATGGCTTATCTCGTCGCAGCCGTCACCGCGGTGCTGCTTATTGCCGGTGCGTTCTTTGCCCTCGCGGCGGCCACCGGCCTGGTCCGGCTGCCCGATCTCTATACGCGCATGCACTCGGCCTCGAAGGCCGGCACCGTCGGCTCCGGCCTGCTGCTCTTTGCCGCCGGGCTCTATTCGCAGGACCCAGCGGTTATCGCCCGCGCCCTTGCCGGTTTCGTCTTCTTCCTGTTGACGGCGCCGGTTTCCGCCCATTTGCTGGCGAGGGCGGCACATCATTCGGGACACGATCTCGGTGCGATCTCGGTCCGCGATGATATGCGCAAACGCTGA
- a CDS encoding SufE family protein — protein sequence MASLDQIIDDFTFLDDWEDRYRYVIELGKALPELAEEKRTSENKVMGCASQVWLVTHTSGDPDNPIMIFEGDSDAHIVRGLVAIVLATYSGKPASEIAALDAFEIFSKIGLVENLSSQRSNGLRSMVKRIREEAKVRAAART from the coding sequence ATGGCATCCCTCGACCAGATCATCGACGACTTTACCTTCCTGGACGATTGGGAAGACCGCTACCGCTATGTCATCGAACTCGGCAAGGCGCTGCCCGAACTGGCCGAGGAAAAGCGCACCTCCGAGAACAAGGTGATGGGCTGCGCCAGCCAGGTGTGGCTGGTAACGCACACGTCGGGTGATCCGGACAACCCAATCATGATCTTCGAAGGCGATTCCGATGCCCACATCGTGCGCGGCCTCGTCGCCATCGTGCTTGCCACCTATTCCGGCAAGCCGGCATCCGAGATCGCCGCGCTCGATGCCTTCGAAATCTTCTCGAAGATCGGTCTGGTGGAGAACCTGTCGTCGCAGCGTTCGAACGGGCTGCGCTCGATGGTGAAGAGAATCCGGGAAGAGGCGAAAGTCCGCGCCGCGGCCCGAACGTGA